The proteins below are encoded in one region of Ricinus communis isolate WT05 ecotype wild-type chromosome 6, ASM1957865v1, whole genome shotgun sequence:
- the LOC8277545 gene encoding zinc finger transcription factor YY1 encodes METQFAHNLFERRPIIKSKTPAVKWFKEWVPQDVVATGGKCYVLKWVTETQLKALKEKAKEPPAPEPEPEPTTEVLFLCSYDGCGKTFIDAGALRKHSHIHGEKQYVCHYEGCQKKFLDSSKLKRHFLIHTGERDFVCPHEGCGKAFSLDFNLRSHMKTHSQENYHICPYPECGKRYAHEYKLKNHVSAHHEKHSTVETVKYATPPEKVTKVSKPSAGVYATPTLDRPYACPYEGCIKAYIHEYKLKLHLRKEHPGHMSDENAENASPNADNEMDEGSDQDAYAEKHVNGKTQKQSRPKPNLKMPPAKLTQRKGSSPHRATLNVVKKPWPVKEETYEEEDSEETEEEDRDNAEDGWRYGENEDDDEETEYED; translated from the exons ATGGAGACTCAGTTCGCTCACAATTTATTCGAGAGACGTCCCATTATCAAATCCAAGACTCCTGCTGTTAAATGGTTCAAAGAATG GGTGCCCCAAGATGTTGTGGCAACTGGTGGAAAGTGTTATGTTTTGAAATGGGTAACAG aAACCCAGTTGAAGGCCTTGAAAGAGAAGGCTAAAGAGCCACCAGCACCAGAGCCAGAACCAGAGCCTACTACGGAGGTTCTTTTCCTTTGCAGTTATGATGGCTGTGGAAAAACCTTTATAGATGCAGGTGCTTTGAGGAAGCATTCTCATATCCATGGAGAGAAACAGTATGTTTGTCACTATGAAGGATGCCAAAAG AAATTTTTAGATAGTTCAAAGTTGAAAAGACACTTCTTAATTCATACAGGCGAAAGAGATTTTGTATGTCCTCATGAAGGTTGTGGTAAG GCATTTTCCCTGGATTTCAACCTGAGATCACATATGAAAACACATTCGCAAGAAAACTACCATATCTGCCCATACCCAGAATGTGGAAAGAGATATGCTCATGAGTACAAGCTGAAGAACCACGTTTCAGCTCACCACGAAAAG CATTCAACTGTAGAAACGGTGAAATATGCCACCCCGCCTGAGAAGGTAACTAAAGTTTCCAAGCCTTCTGCTGGGGTCTATGCCACTCCAACGTTAGATCGTCCTTATGCTTGTCCTTATGAAGGTTGTATAAAGGCCTATATACATGAATACAAGCTTAAACTGCATTTGAGAAAAGAGCATCCTGGCCATATGTCAGATGAAAACGCTGAGAACGCCTCTCCTAATGCTGACAATGAGATGGACGAAGGCAGTGATCAAGATGCTTATGCTGAGAAGCATGTGAATGGTAAAACCCAAAAACAGAGCCGGCCTAAGCCAAACTTGAAAATGCCTCCTGCAAAACTCACCCAACGGAAAGGTTCAAGTCCACACCGTGCCACTTTGAATGTGGTGAAAAAACCTTGGCCAGTTAAAGAAGAAACATATGAGGAAGAAGATAGTGAAGAAACTGAGGAGGAGGATCGCGACAATGCAGAGGATGGATGGAGATATGGCGAAAACgaggatgatgatgaagagACAGAGTATGAAGACTGA
- the LOC8277544 gene encoding zinc finger transcription factor YY1, whose product METQFIQNLFERRSIIKSNAPAVKWFREWVPQDVAATGGRCLVLKWVTENQLKALKEKNEEPPEPEPEPEPTTEVLFLCSNEGCGKTFIDAGALRKHAHIHGEKQYACHYEGCTKKFLDGSKLRRHYLSHTGERDFICPHEGCGKAFSLDFNLRSHMKTHSQGNYHLCPYTECGKRYAHEYKLKNHISAHHEKHATVEPVKYATPLEKTAKIRKPFAGVYATPSPDHPYACPYEGCIKAYIHEYKLKLHLRKEHPGHTSDEDAVHASLNADNYMNEASDQDVYAEKRVNRKSKKQNRAKPNLKMPPAKLTRRKGSSLSRATTNVVKKPWPVKEETYEEEDSEETEDEDRDDNAEDGWRYGENNEDDDEDTEHEE is encoded by the exons ATGGAGACTCAATTTATTCAGAATTTATTTGAGAGACGTTCCATTATCAAGTCCAACGCTCCTGCAGTGAAATGGTTCAGAGAATG GGTACCCCAAGATGTCGCTGCAACTGGTGGAAGGTGTTTGGTTTTGAAATGGGTAACAG AAAACCAATTGAAGGCCTTGAAAGAGAAGAATGAAGAACCACCAGAACCGGAGCCAGAACCAGAGCCTACTACTGAGGTTCTTTTCCTTTGCAGTAATGAAGGCTGTGGAAAAACCTTTATAGATGCTGGTGCTTTGAGAAAGCATGCTCATATCCATGGGGAGAAACAATATGCTTGTCATTATGAAGGATGTACTAAG AAATTTTTAGATGGTTCAAAGTTGAGAAGACACTATTTAAGTCATACAGGCGAAAGAGATTTTATATGTCCTCATGAAGGCTGTGGTAAG GCATTTTCCCTGGATTTCAACCTGAGGTCACATATGAAAACACATTCACAAGGAAACTACCATCTTTGCCCATATACAGAATGTGGAAAGAGATATGCTCATGAGTACAAGCTGAAGAACCACATTTCAGCTCACCATGAAAAG CACGCAACTGTGGAGCCAGTGAAATATGCCACACCTCTAGAGAAGACAGCTAAAATTCGCAAGCCTTTTGCTGGGGTCTATGCCACTCCATCACCCGATCATCCTTATGCCTGTCCTTATGAAGGTTGTATAAAGGCCTACATACATGAATACAAACTTAAACTGCACTTGAGAAAAGAGCATCCTGGCCATACGTCTGATGAAGATGCTGTGCATGCCTCTCTGAATGCTGACAACTATATGAATGAGGCCAGTGATCAAGATGTCTATGCTGAGAAACGTGTGAATCGTAAAAGCAAGAAACAGAATCGTGCCAAGCCAAACTTGAAGATGCCTCCTGCAAAACTCACTCGACGGAAAGGCTCAAGTCTATCTCGGGCCACTACAAATGTGGTGAAAAAACCTTGGCCAGTTAAAGAAGAAACATACGAGGAAGAAGATAGTGAAGAAACCGAGGATGAGGACCGTGACGACAATGCAGAAGATGGATGGAGATATGGGGAAAACAAtgaggatgatgatgaagacACAGAGCATGAAGAGTGA
- the LOC8277543 gene encoding serine/threonine-protein kinase-like protein At5g23170, whose amino-acid sequence MAEFDYQELVKATESFSPSSLVGKGSHGSVYKGVLVQENKILAIKKSSIGIDHVFNDNSKKLENEISVLSSLRPSPYIISFLGTSSSKENEKEKMMIMSKLLVMEFMPNGSLQDLLHAAKAPPSWPKRVEIALQIAKAIQFLHEGKPLVIHRDIKSANVLFDSNWNAKLADYGLAVSRVDSSTSSHQASQPAGTIGYMDPSYTIPSKLSTKNDVFSYGVVLLEIISGRKAIDVNRSPTSVVEWAVPLILKEGLMEICDTRIGLPPPFIEGTIRHLLYVAARCVSSNEENRPSIGDIVMAMGMNNSCLVERVRVAPTSSWIGLIRSLMAIRRQRKLARKFHVQKGGDYSDISKGKILLREILADITIKGLEKKINAKVEQSCRG is encoded by the exons atggcAGAGTTTGACTATCAAGAACTTGTAAAAGCAACTGAAAGCTTCTCCCCTTCAAGCCTTGTAGGGAAAGGTAGTCATGGATCAGTGTATAAAGGCGTACTGGTTCAGGAAAACAAGATTCTTGCAATCAAGAAATCATCCATTGGTATTGATCATGTTTTCAACGACAATTCCAAGAAGCTTGAGAATGAAATATCTGTGTTATCATCACTACGTCCGAGTCCATACATCATCAGCTTTCTCGGAACAAGTAGTAGcaaggaaaatgaaaaggagAAGATGATGATCATGAGCAAGCTTCTTGTCATGGAGTTTATGCCTAATGGTTCTCTTCAGGACCTGTTGCATGCAGCTAAAGCACCACCTTCTTGGCCTAAACGTGTAGAAATTGCTCTCCAAATAGCCAAGGCAATACAGTTCCTTCACGAAGGCAAGCCTTTGGTTATTCACAGAGATATCAAGTCTGCTAATGTGTTGTTCGACTCAAACTGGAACGCCAAGTTAGCAGACTACGGACTCGCCGTGTCACGAGTCGACTCATCAACATCGAGTCATCAAGCGAGTCAACCCGCTGGCACGATAGGGTACATGGACCCTAGCTATACTATCCCTAGTAAATTAAGTACTAAAAATGATGTTTTCAGTTATGGAGTAGTTTTGTTAGAGATCATTAGTGGTAGAAAAGCTATTGATGTGAATAGGTCACCGACTTCAGTAGTAGAATGGGCAGTGCCACTAATTCTGAAGGAGGGgctaatggaaatttgtgataCAAGAATTGGGTTGCCACCACCATTTATTGAGGGCACGATTAGGCATTTGCTATATGTGGCTGCACGTTGTGTATCTTCCAATGAAGAAAATCGCCCATCAATCGGTGATATTGTTATGGCCATGGGAATGAACAATAGTTGCTTGGTTGAAAGGGTAAGAGTAGCACCAACCAGCAGCTGGATTGGCCTCATAAGGAGTCTTATGGCAATTAGAAGGCAAAGAAAATTGGCTAGAAAATTCCATGTCCAGAAAGGTGGAGATTACAGTGATATTTCAAAAGGGAAGATTTTATTAAGGGAAATACTGGCCGATATTACAATCAA GGggctagaaaaaaaaattaatgccAAGGTTGAGCAAAGTTGCAGAGGTTAA